A genomic segment from Minwuia thermotolerans encodes:
- a CDS encoding NAD(P)-dependent malic enzyme, with protein MQDERRSQETWPIRLHRAYGGKIQTLPKVPMASFDEVAVWYTPGVADACRAIATDPEAVWSLTNRANSVAVLSDGSRVLGLGDIGPEAGLPVMEGKALLLKYFGGVDGVPLCVGTHTVDGIVAAARAVAPSFGGINLEDIAQPKCFRVLAALREDTGIPVWHDDQQGTAMVALAGLRNALRIVSKDLHAVRIALVGIGAANTAVYNLLRAEGVEGRQVIACDSVGTLHAGRADIEGKANLLTEKWAICSETNAERVSGGIEAALNGADVCLAFSKPGPDTIRPEWIGRMASDAIVFACANPVPEIDPTAALRAGARLVATGRSDFPNQVNNSLAFPGVFRGALDVRARMISDPMARAGAAALSEAVPERSLGERSILPRTDDIHIAARVAAAVGSAALSEGLARIELSKAELFEGAVRRIEAARAATHALVETGHIAALPENR; from the coding sequence ATGCAAGACGAAAGGCGCTCCCAGGAAACGTGGCCGATCCGTCTTCACAGGGCCTATGGCGGCAAGATCCAGACCCTCCCCAAGGTACCCATGGCCAGCTTCGACGAAGTCGCCGTCTGGTACACGCCGGGCGTCGCCGACGCCTGCCGCGCGATTGCCACCGACCCTGAGGCGGTCTGGTCGCTGACCAACCGCGCCAACAGCGTGGCGGTGCTGTCTGATGGCAGCCGCGTCCTCGGCCTCGGCGATATCGGTCCCGAAGCGGGCTTGCCGGTAATGGAAGGCAAGGCGCTGCTGCTCAAGTATTTCGGCGGCGTCGACGGCGTGCCTCTCTGCGTCGGTACGCACACGGTCGACGGTATCGTGGCCGCCGCGCGCGCCGTGGCGCCTTCCTTCGGCGGGATCAATCTCGAGGACATAGCCCAGCCCAAGTGCTTCCGCGTGCTGGCGGCGCTGCGCGAGGATACCGGCATCCCCGTCTGGCATGACGATCAGCAGGGGACAGCGATGGTCGCTCTGGCGGGCCTCCGGAACGCGCTCCGGATCGTCAGCAAGGACCTCCACGCAGTCCGCATTGCGCTTGTGGGCATCGGCGCGGCCAACACGGCCGTCTACAATCTGCTTCGCGCCGAGGGCGTCGAGGGCCGGCAGGTTATTGCCTGCGACAGCGTCGGGACGCTCCATGCGGGCCGCGCCGACATCGAGGGGAAGGCCAACCTGCTGACTGAAAAGTGGGCGATCTGCAGCGAAACCAACGCAGAGCGGGTGTCGGGCGGCATCGAAGCCGCGCTGAACGGCGCCGACGTCTGTCTCGCATTCTCGAAGCCGGGGCCCGATACCATCCGTCCGGAATGGATCGGCCGCATGGCGTCCGACGCCATCGTCTTCGCCTGCGCCAATCCGGTGCCGGAAATCGACCCCACGGCGGCGCTCCGGGCGGGTGCGCGGCTGGTGGCGACCGGCCGCAGCGACTTCCCGAACCAGGTCAATAACTCCCTGGCTTTTCCCGGCGTCTTCCGGGGCGCACTGGATGTCCGCGCGCGGATGATCAGTGACCCGATGGCGCGCGCAGGCGCTGCCGCGCTGTCCGAAGCCGTTCCCGAGCGCAGCCTGGGCGAGCGCAGTATCCTGCCGCGCACCGACGACATCCATATTGCCGCGCGGGTCGCTGCGGCCGTCGGATCGGCGGCTCTGTCGGAAGGGCTGGCGCGGATCGAACTGAGCAAGGCCGAACTGTTCGAGGGCGCGGTGCGGCGGATCGAGGCCGCCCGGGCGGCGACGCACGCACTCGTCGAAACCGGCCATATCGCTGCGCTGCCGGAGAATCGCTGA
- the acsA gene encoding acetate--CoA ligase produces the protein MEASVTPYPVIQKTVAEREGANLGNYEQAASAFDWNVARALLDGLTGGGLNIAFEAVDRHVLHGRGGKAALRWIGRDGAATTYTYEDLRQATNRFASLLASLGVRPGETVFGLMGREPQLYVAALGTLKAGAVFSPLFSAFGPEPIRTRMEIGDARVLITTERLYRRKVATWHTEIPGLRHVLLLGGDDLPEGCLSLEPALARSSPEFQTVATRPQDTALIHFTSGTTGRPKGAVHVHEAVVAHNITGRVALDLHEDDVFWCTADPGWVTGTSYGIISPLTNGCTMIVDHEEFDAERWYRILQDQAVTVWYTAPTAIRMLMKTGAEVAAKYDLSKLRFLSSVGEPLNPEAVVWSKETFGRPFHDNWWQTETGGIMIANYAAMDVKPGSMGRPLPGIEAAVVERTESGVRVIETPDEEGELALRAGWPSMMRAYLNEPERYAKCFRQGWYLTDDLVRRDADGYFWFVGRADDVIKSAGHLIGPFEVESALMEHPAVAEAGVIGIPDPIAGEVVKAFVTLNSGFEGDEVLQRELIGHARKRLGPAVAPRAIAFRANLPKTRSGKIMRRLLKARELGLSEGDISTLESDEKK, from the coding sequence ATGGAGGCATCCGTGACGCCATATCCCGTCATCCAGAAAACGGTTGCCGAACGCGAAGGCGCCAACCTCGGAAACTACGAACAGGCCGCTTCCGCATTTGACTGGAACGTCGCGCGCGCCTTGCTGGACGGGCTCACCGGCGGCGGACTCAACATCGCCTTCGAGGCTGTCGACCGCCACGTCCTCCACGGCCGCGGCGGCAAGGCCGCCCTGCGCTGGATTGGCCGCGACGGCGCCGCTACGACATATACATACGAGGATCTGCGGCAGGCTACCAACCGCTTCGCCAGCCTGCTGGCGAGCCTCGGGGTTCGCCCCGGCGAGACCGTCTTCGGGCTCATGGGCAGGGAGCCCCAACTGTATGTCGCCGCCCTGGGAACACTGAAGGCCGGCGCCGTCTTCTCACCACTGTTCTCGGCCTTCGGGCCGGAGCCGATCCGGACGCGCATGGAGATCGGAGACGCCCGGGTCCTGATCACCACCGAGCGCCTCTACCGCCGCAAGGTCGCCACTTGGCACACGGAGATTCCCGGTCTTCGCCATGTGCTGCTGCTGGGCGGCGACGATCTGCCGGAAGGCTGCCTCAGCCTCGAGCCCGCGCTCGCCCGGTCTTCGCCGGAATTCCAGACTGTCGCGACACGTCCCCAGGACACGGCCCTTATCCATTTTACCTCCGGCACCACCGGCCGGCCGAAGGGCGCCGTCCATGTCCACGAGGCAGTCGTCGCGCACAACATCACCGGGCGTGTGGCGCTGGACCTGCACGAAGACGATGTTTTCTGGTGCACGGCGGATCCGGGTTGGGTCACGGGAACCTCCTACGGGATCATCTCGCCGCTGACGAATGGCTGCACGATGATTGTCGACCACGAAGAGTTCGATGCCGAGCGCTGGTATCGCATCCTTCAGGATCAAGCGGTGACCGTCTGGTACACCGCGCCGACAGCCATCCGCATGCTGATGAAGACGGGGGCTGAGGTCGCCGCGAAGTACGATCTCTCGAAGCTGCGTTTCCTGTCCAGCGTGGGCGAGCCGCTCAATCCCGAGGCCGTGGTCTGGAGCAAGGAGACCTTCGGACGGCCATTCCACGACAACTGGTGGCAGACGGAGACCGGCGGGATCATGATCGCCAATTATGCCGCGATGGATGTGAAGCCGGGCTCCATGGGCCGGCCCCTGCCCGGTATCGAGGCGGCGGTCGTGGAACGCACCGAAAGCGGCGTCCGCGTGATCGAGACGCCGGACGAGGAAGGCGAACTGGCCCTCCGGGCCGGCTGGCCTTCAATGATGCGGGCCTATCTGAACGAGCCGGAACGTTATGCGAAGTGCTTCCGCCAGGGCTGGTATCTGACCGACGACCTCGTCCGCCGCGACGCGGACGGATATTTCTGGTTCGTCGGCCGCGCCGACGACGTGATCAAGAGCGCCGGCCATCTGATCGGCCCCTTCGAGGTTGAAAGTGCGCTGATGGAGCACCCGGCGGTGGCCGAGGCAGGCGTGATCGGCATTCCCGATCCGATCGCCGGCGAGGTGGTCAAGGCCTTCGTTACGCTGAATTCCGGTTTCGAGGGCGACGAGGTGCTGCAGCGTGAGTTGA